A region from the Nocardioides exalbidus genome encodes:
- a CDS encoding IclR family transcriptional regulator has product MTDVVDGRGRSEEVVSPSSAVTGAGVQSVDRALAILEVLARTGESGVTEIAGELGVHKSTAFRLVATLEAHRLVEQTTDRGRYRLGMGILRLAGATTARLDLVQEARPLTRQLAADTGETVNIAVLSDHSALYLDQVAGSSALQPHNWVGQHIPLHATSNGKVLLSWLDDAALETALGTLATYTPHTITARDDLRDELAQVRDQGYAVAIDELEVGLTAVAAPIRNAHGDVVASISVSGPSFRLTQERVPEVVRQVREAAVEVSHRLGWGHR; this is encoded by the coding sequence ATGACGGACGTGGTCGACGGCCGTGGCCGGAGCGAGGAGGTCGTCTCCCCGAGCTCTGCGGTCACCGGTGCGGGGGTGCAGTCGGTCGACCGTGCCCTGGCCATCCTGGAGGTGCTCGCCCGCACCGGCGAGTCGGGTGTCACCGAGATCGCCGGCGAGCTCGGGGTGCACAAGAGCACCGCGTTCCGGCTGGTCGCGACGCTCGAGGCGCACCGCCTGGTGGAGCAGACCACCGACCGCGGCCGCTACCGGCTCGGGATGGGCATCCTCCGCCTCGCCGGCGCCACGACCGCCCGCCTCGACCTGGTGCAGGAGGCCCGCCCGCTCACCCGCCAGCTCGCCGCGGACACCGGCGAGACGGTCAACATCGCTGTCCTGTCCGACCACTCCGCGCTCTACCTCGACCAGGTCGCCGGCTCGTCGGCGCTCCAGCCGCACAACTGGGTCGGGCAGCACATCCCGCTCCACGCCACCAGCAACGGCAAGGTGCTGCTGAGCTGGCTCGACGACGCCGCGCTCGAGACGGCCCTCGGCACCCTGGCGACGTACACCCCCCACACGATCACGGCGCGCGACGACCTGCGCGACGAGCTCGCCCAGGTGCGCGACCAGGGCTACGCCGTCGCGATCGACGAGCTCGAGGTCGGCCTCACGGCCGTCGCCGCGCCGATCCGCAACGCGCACGGCGACGTCGTCGCCTCGATCAGCGTCTCCGGCCCGTCGTTCCGCCTCACCCAGGAGCGGGTGCCCGAGGTCGTGCGCCAGGTGCGCGAGGCCGCCGTCGAGGTGTCGCACCGACTGGGCTGGGGTCACCGCTAG
- a CDS encoding aldehyde dehydrogenase family protein produces the protein MPDLYVDGAWVSARAGGRREIRCPADGTLVAEVDEADSGDTEAAVAAAHAAFHEGPWPTTSSRERGDLLLRLADLLERDTDDIARMESLDTGKRFVEGQYDVADVVSVFRHYGRIAAEESGRMVDTGSAEVVSRIVHEPIGVCGLITPWNYPLLQVSWKVAPCLAAGNTFVLKPSELTPHSAIHLMRLLEEAGLPAGVGNLVLGAGATAGAPLSTDPRVDMVSFTGGLETGRRIAAAAAPTVKKVALELGGKNPNIVFADADLEVALDYALTAVFLHSGQVCSAGARLLVEESIHDSFVDQLVERARRIRLGGPFDEAAETGPLTSAVHREKVEAYVAAGLAEGAVLRCGGARPDDPALADGFYYLPTVLDGCTTSMSVTQDESFGPVLTVETFRDEDEAVTIANDSIYGLAGAVWTQDAGRGQRVAGRLRMGTVWINDYHPYVPQAEWGGYKQSGTGRELGLAGLEEYRETKHVWHNIRPAVQHWFSPDRSNKTTESEQAD, from the coding sequence GTGCCGGATCTCTACGTCGATGGAGCGTGGGTGTCCGCGCGCGCCGGAGGCCGCCGGGAGATCCGCTGCCCCGCTGACGGGACGCTCGTCGCCGAGGTCGACGAGGCCGACTCGGGCGACACCGAAGCCGCCGTCGCCGCCGCGCACGCCGCCTTCCACGAGGGACCGTGGCCGACGACGTCGAGCCGCGAGCGGGGCGACCTGCTGCTCCGCCTGGCCGACCTGCTCGAGCGCGACACCGACGACATCGCCCGGATGGAGTCGCTCGACACCGGCAAGCGCTTCGTCGAGGGGCAGTACGACGTCGCCGACGTGGTCTCCGTCTTCCGGCACTACGGCCGCATCGCCGCCGAGGAGTCCGGCCGGATGGTCGACACCGGCAGCGCCGAGGTCGTCAGCCGCATCGTCCACGAGCCGATCGGCGTCTGCGGCCTGATCACGCCGTGGAACTACCCCCTGCTCCAGGTGTCGTGGAAGGTCGCGCCGTGCCTGGCCGCGGGCAACACGTTCGTCCTGAAGCCGAGCGAGCTCACGCCCCACTCGGCGATCCACCTGATGCGGCTGCTCGAGGAGGCCGGGCTCCCGGCCGGCGTCGGCAACCTCGTCCTCGGCGCGGGTGCGACCGCGGGTGCGCCGCTGTCGACGGACCCGCGCGTCGACATGGTGTCCTTCACCGGCGGGCTCGAGACCGGCCGCCGGATCGCCGCGGCCGCGGCCCCGACGGTGAAGAAGGTGGCCCTCGAGCTCGGCGGCAAGAACCCCAACATCGTCTTCGCCGACGCCGACCTCGAGGTCGCGCTCGACTACGCGCTCACCGCCGTCTTCCTCCACTCCGGCCAGGTCTGCTCGGCCGGTGCGCGACTGCTCGTCGAGGAGTCGATCCACGACTCGTTCGTCGACCAGCTCGTCGAGCGTGCGCGGCGGATCCGCCTCGGTGGCCCGTTCGACGAGGCTGCCGAGACCGGGCCGCTGACCAGCGCTGTGCACCGCGAGAAGGTCGAGGCGTACGTCGCCGCCGGGCTCGCCGAGGGCGCGGTGCTGCGCTGCGGTGGCGCCCGTCCCGACGACCCGGCGCTGGCCGACGGCTTCTACTACCTCCCGACGGTGCTCGACGGCTGCACGACCTCGATGTCGGTCACCCAGGACGAGTCCTTCGGCCCGGTGCTCACCGTCGAGACGTTCCGCGACGAGGACGAGGCCGTCACGATCGCCAACGACAGCATCTACGGCCTCGCCGGCGCGGTCTGGACCCAGGACGCCGGCCGTGGCCAGCGCGTCGCGGGCCGGCTGCGGATGGGCACGGTCTGGATCAACGACTACCACCCCTACGTGCCGCAGGCCGAGTGGGGCGGCTACAAGCAGTCGGGCACCGGACGCGAGCTCGGCCTCGCCGGGCTCGAGGAGTACCGCGAGACCAAGCACGTCTGGCACAACATCAGGCCGGCCGTGCAGCACTGGTTCTCGCCGGACCGGTCGAACAAGACCACTGAGTCGGAGCAGGCGGACTAG
- the betA gene encoding choline dehydrogenase, with translation MAADRYDVVIVGGGSAGSALANRLSADPSTSVLVLEAGRTDRFDPLIHAPAALPFPIGNPLYDWKYESEPEPAMGGRRVYHARGKVLGGSSSINGMIFQRGNPMDYERWAAEPGMESWDYLHCLPYFRRMESLILPDGMVGADAWRGGSGPLKLERSPATNPLFSAFFESTTQAGYHLTDDVNGYRQEGFGRFDRNIVKGVRMSAARAYLHPVMSRKNLTVETFAHATKVRFEGRRAVGVEYLRAGRKHHYVAAGEVILCGGAINSPQLLQLSGIGNPEHLEPLGVEMVHDLPGVGENLQDHLEVYIQYSSLQPVSIVEGLKWRNRPLVGLEWLLKRTGTAASNHFEGGGFARSNDDVDWPNLMFHFLPIAIRYDGSPAPGQDKYAHGYQVHIGPMYADTRGWVRIASTDPRQKPKMLFNYLSTDNDKREWIEAVRVARTILNQPAMAPFNGGEISPGPSVETDEEILEWVRKDSETALHPSCTAKMGTDEMSVVDPTSMKVHGTEGLRVVDASVFPFVTNGNIYAPVMMVAEKAADLILGNSPLPPADVPYYRHRAGMPLYPPGDPRNGGTSIPEESA, from the coding sequence ATGGCAGCGGATCGGTACGACGTCGTCATCGTGGGTGGAGGGTCGGCCGGCAGCGCGCTCGCCAACCGGTTGTCCGCCGATCCCTCGACCTCGGTCCTGGTGCTGGAGGCCGGTCGCACCGACCGCTTCGACCCGCTGATCCACGCGCCGGCCGCGCTGCCGTTCCCGATCGGCAACCCGCTCTACGACTGGAAGTACGAGTCGGAGCCGGAGCCCGCGATGGGCGGTCGCCGGGTCTACCACGCGCGCGGCAAGGTGCTCGGCGGCTCGTCGTCGATCAACGGCATGATCTTCCAGCGCGGCAACCCGATGGACTACGAGCGCTGGGCGGCAGAGCCCGGCATGGAGTCGTGGGACTACCTGCACTGCCTGCCGTACTTCCGCCGGATGGAGTCGCTGATCCTGCCCGACGGCATGGTCGGCGCGGACGCCTGGCGCGGTGGCTCCGGTCCGCTCAAGCTGGAGCGCAGCCCGGCCACCAACCCGCTCTTCAGCGCGTTCTTCGAGTCCACGACCCAGGCCGGCTACCACCTGACCGACGACGTCAACGGCTACCGGCAGGAGGGCTTCGGCCGCTTCGACCGCAACATCGTCAAGGGCGTGCGGATGTCGGCGGCGCGCGCCTACCTGCACCCGGTGATGAGCCGGAAGAACCTCACGGTCGAGACCTTCGCGCACGCGACGAAGGTCCGGTTCGAGGGCAGGCGTGCGGTCGGCGTGGAGTACCTCCGCGCCGGGCGCAAGCACCACTACGTGGCTGCGGGCGAGGTGATCCTCTGTGGGGGTGCGATCAACTCGCCGCAGCTGCTCCAGCTGTCGGGCATCGGCAACCCCGAGCACCTCGAGCCGCTCGGCGTGGAGATGGTGCACGACCTGCCGGGCGTGGGGGAGAACCTCCAGGACCACCTCGAGGTCTACATCCAGTACTCCTCGCTCCAGCCGGTCTCGATCGTCGAGGGCCTCAAGTGGCGCAACCGCCCGCTCGTCGGTCTCGAGTGGCTGCTCAAGCGCACAGGCACGGCCGCGTCGAACCACTTCGAGGGCGGCGGGTTCGCCCGGTCCAACGACGACGTCGACTGGCCCAACCTGATGTTCCACTTCCTGCCGATCGCGATCCGCTACGACGGCTCGCCGGCGCCCGGCCAGGACAAGTACGCCCACGGCTACCAGGTCCACATCGGACCGATGTACGCCGACACCCGCGGCTGGGTGCGGATCGCCTCGACCGATCCGAGGCAGAAGCCGAAGATGCTCTTCAACTACCTCTCGACCGACAACGACAAGCGCGAGTGGATCGAGGCGGTGCGCGTCGCGCGCACCATCCTCAACCAGCCGGCGATGGCACCGTTCAACGGCGGGGAGATCTCGCCCGGCCCGTCGGTCGAGACCGACGAGGAGATCCTCGAGTGGGTCCGCAAGGACTCCGAGACGGCCCTGCACCCGTCGTGCACGGCGAAGATGGGGACCGACGAGATGTCCGTCGTCGACCCCACGAGCATGAAGGTCCACGGCACCGAGGGACTCCGCGTCGTCGACGCGTCGGTCTTCCCGTTCGTCACCAACGGCAACATCTACGCCCCCGTGATGATGGTCGCCGAGAAGGCAGCCGACCTCATCTTGGGTAACTCTCCGCTCCCGCCCGCCGACGTGCCCTACTACCGGCACCGTGCCGGCATGCCGCTCTACCCGCCCGGCGACCCCCGCAACGGCGGGACCTCCATCCCCGAGGAGTCCGCATGA
- a CDS encoding quaternary amine ABC transporter ATP-binding protein, protein MTAALSVDSLWKIFGPRSDKIIGTPDAELSRADLKAKTGNVVGVKDVSFDVAPGEVFVIMGLSGSGKSTLVRLLTRLIEPTSGSVNLGGVDITSASEAELRDVRRKQVSMVFQHFGLLPHRQVIDNVAYGLEVRGVPKKERRAKAGEIVDLVGLSGYEMSYPDQLSGGMQQRVGLARALAGDPEMLLFDEPFSALDPLIRRDMQNEVIRLHSELGKTMVFITHDLAEALKLGDRIMILRDGAIVQVGTPDEVVARPADDYVKDFVSEVPKAHVLTLKWVMREPRPGEALDGPTLPVTTVVRQAARTAIASDAPIRVMDGDTMLGVVDEEDIMRVVVAEEES, encoded by the coding sequence ATGACCGCAGCCCTGTCCGTCGACAGCCTCTGGAAGATCTTCGGTCCGCGCTCGGACAAGATCATCGGCACCCCCGACGCCGAGCTCTCGCGCGCCGACCTCAAGGCCAAGACCGGCAACGTCGTGGGCGTCAAGGACGTCTCCTTCGACGTCGCGCCCGGTGAGGTCTTCGTCATCATGGGTCTCTCGGGCTCCGGCAAGTCCACCCTCGTGCGCCTCCTCACCCGCCTCATCGAGCCGACCAGCGGCTCGGTGAACCTCGGCGGTGTCGACATCACCTCGGCCTCCGAGGCCGAGCTGCGCGACGTACGCCGCAAGCAGGTGTCGATGGTGTTCCAGCACTTCGGCCTGCTGCCCCACCGCCAGGTGATCGACAACGTCGCCTACGGCCTCGAGGTGCGCGGCGTGCCCAAGAAGGAGCGGCGCGCGAAGGCAGGCGAGATCGTCGACCTGGTGGGCCTGTCGGGCTACGAGATGTCCTACCCCGACCAGCTCTCCGGCGGCATGCAGCAGCGCGTCGGCCTGGCGCGGGCGCTGGCCGGCGACCCGGAGATGCTGCTCTTCGACGAGCCGTTCTCCGCGCTCGACCCGCTCATCCGGCGCGACATGCAGAACGAGGTCATCCGGCTGCACAGCGAGCTGGGCAAGACGATGGTCTTCATCACCCACGACCTCGCCGAGGCGCTCAAGCTGGGTGACCGGATCATGATCCTGCGCGACGGCGCCATCGTGCAGGTCGGCACGCCCGACGAGGTGGTGGCCCGCCCGGCCGACGACTACGTCAAGGACTTCGTCTCCGAGGTGCCCAAGGCCCACGTCCTCACGCTGAAGTGGGTGATGCGCGAGCCGCGTCCAGGCGAGGCGCTCGACGGCCCCACGCTGCCGGTCACCACGGTCGTACGCCAGGCGGCGCGCACCGCGATCGCCTCCGACGCCCCGATCCGGGTGATGGACGGCGACACGATGCTCGGCGTGGTGGACGAGGAGGACATCATGCGAGTCGTCGTGGCCGAGGAGGAGTCATGA
- a CDS encoding ABC transporter permease, whose amino-acid sequence MSQPTTAGSGIAARGIVETEKLNHPKDKRPVEPGAAPPVVEDSGISRWIPALGVILLWIVVWSFTKGTNTLALPGREHTDLHQTFTDFNNTLLASRDTNPVMQSTNSISELLRNFFDWAQRMLVRPNLPRPVPEIGWLGIVALATWVGYAIASWRIALLVLASFLSFGVFGFWQDSLDLLIVTGMAVVITILVGLPLAVLAGTNVRANRVITVVLDFMQTMPTFVYLVPVVLFFGIGVGGAVVSTLIYAVPPIVRIAGFGIREVSTTTIEATDSAGQTYWQRLLKVQLPMARKTIIVGLNQTILAALSMATIASYINGPGLGKPVLNALVANDFGGSFVPGVLIVVMAVMLDRTTTAASERSERVARGGGGNVRLRRILLAVTGVAALVCVYLSRLELSLAQFPTSTLGSTVSDGADDVMGSIVDLIGGVTESFRNAISYGFLNPLQSLLAESPWWLSGLGILGLALVFGGVRALITTVVCLAGIWYLDLWHDAMLTLTMVLVGTVLVMVLALVFGVWMARNRWIDLGIRPLLDAGQTIPPFVYLIPVLALFGSSRFTAIVAGVVYAAPAAIKLVADGVKGVSPTTIEAGRSTGQTTWQEITKVQLPMAKGSLVLATNQGLLYVLAMVVIGGLVGAQALGYDVVLGISRSEEWGKGAAGGLTIVLLGVMLDRITRAAAEVRRDDGPGTRRAFNVRLPIGPPGR is encoded by the coding sequence ATGAGCCAGCCGACCACGGCTGGCTCCGGCATCGCCGCGCGAGGCATCGTCGAGACCGAGAAGCTCAACCACCCGAAGGACAAGCGACCCGTCGAGCCGGGTGCGGCGCCGCCGGTCGTCGAGGACTCGGGCATCAGCCGCTGGATCCCCGCCCTGGGCGTGATCCTCCTCTGGATCGTCGTGTGGTCCTTCACCAAGGGCACGAACACCCTCGCCCTGCCCGGTCGTGAGCACACCGACCTGCACCAGACCTTCACCGACTTCAACAACACCCTGCTCGCCAGCCGCGACACCAACCCGGTCATGCAGTCCACCAACTCGATCTCCGAGCTGCTGCGCAACTTCTTCGACTGGGCCCAGCGGATGCTCGTCCGCCCGAACCTGCCGCGTCCGGTGCCCGAGATCGGCTGGCTCGGCATCGTCGCCCTCGCGACCTGGGTCGGCTACGCGATCGCGAGCTGGCGGATCGCGCTGCTCGTGCTCGCCTCGTTCCTGTCCTTCGGCGTCTTCGGCTTCTGGCAGGACTCGCTCGACCTGCTGATCGTCACCGGCATGGCGGTCGTGATCACGATCCTGGTGGGCCTCCCGCTCGCGGTCCTGGCCGGCACCAACGTGCGCGCCAACCGGGTGATCACCGTCGTGCTGGACTTCATGCAGACCATGCCGACCTTCGTCTACCTCGTCCCGGTCGTGCTCTTCTTCGGCATCGGGGTCGGCGGCGCCGTCGTCTCGACGCTCATCTACGCCGTGCCGCCGATCGTGCGGATCGCGGGCTTCGGCATCCGCGAGGTGTCGACCACGACGATCGAGGCCACGGACTCGGCCGGCCAGACCTACTGGCAGCGCCTGCTGAAGGTGCAGCTCCCGATGGCGCGCAAGACGATCATCGTCGGCCTCAACCAGACGATCCTGGCGGCGCTGTCGATGGCCACCATCGCGTCCTACATCAACGGCCCCGGCCTCGGGAAGCCCGTGCTCAACGCGCTCGTCGCCAACGACTTCGGCGGCAGCTTCGTGCCCGGCGTGCTCATCGTGGTGATGGCCGTGATGCTGGACCGTACGACGACCGCCGCCAGCGAGCGCTCGGAGCGGGTCGCCCGTGGTGGCGGCGGCAACGTCCGGTTGCGCCGGATCCTCCTCGCCGTCACGGGAGTGGCTGCCCTGGTGTGCGTCTACCTGTCGCGCCTCGAGCTCAGCCTGGCCCAGTTCCCGACCTCCACGCTCGGCAGCACCGTCTCCGACGGGGCGGACGACGTGATGGGGAGCATCGTCGACCTGATCGGTGGAGTGACCGAGAGCTTCAGGAACGCGATCAGCTACGGCTTCCTCAACCCGTTGCAGTCCCTGCTGGCCGAGTCCCCCTGGTGGCTCTCCGGGCTCGGCATCCTGGGTCTCGCGCTGGTCTTCGGCGGTGTGCGGGCGCTGATCACGACGGTCGTGTGCCTCGCGGGCATCTGGTACCTCGACCTTTGGCACGACGCGATGCTGACGCTGACGATGGTCCTGGTCGGCACGGTGCTGGTGATGGTGCTGGCCCTGGTGTTCGGCGTGTGGATGGCGCGCAACCGCTGGATCGACCTCGGCATCCGGCCGCTGCTCGACGCCGGCCAGACCATCCCGCCCTTCGTCTACCTGATCCCGGTGCTCGCCCTCTTCGGCTCCAGCAGGTTCACCGCGATCGTCGCGGGCGTCGTCTACGCCGCCCCGGCGGCCATCAAGCTCGTCGCCGACGGCGTCAAGGGCGTCTCCCCGACCACGATCGAGGCGGGTCGCTCGACCGGTCAGACGACGTGGCAGGAGATCACCAAGGTCCAGCTGCCGATGGCCAAGGGCTCGCTTGTGCTGGCCACCAACCAGGGCCTGCTCTACGTCCTGGCGATGGTCGTCATCGGCGGCCTCGTCGGCGCGCAGGCCCTCGGCTACGACGTGGTGCTCGGCATCTCCCGCAGCGAGGAGTGGGGCAAGGGCGCCGCCGGCGGCCTGACCATCGTGCTCCTCGGCGTGATGCTCGACCGGATCACCCGCGCCGCGGCCGAGGTGCGCCGCGACGACGGTCCCGGCACCCGTCGTGCCTTCAACGTCCGGCTGCCCATCGGGCCGCCCGGCAGGTAA
- a CDS encoding ABC transporter substrate-binding protein produces MSTTRSRGTRLGALAAVAVMALSACGGGSIESETKANEEKAAASGGECGDLNMAVNPWVGYQASAYVVGTVAEQELGCTVNYKDLKEDVSWQGFGTGEVDVVIEDWGHPDLEKKFFADSGDGTAEDFGPQGNVGIIGWFVPPWLAEEHPDILDYKNLNKYASEFATSESGGKGQFLGADPSYVQFDEAIVANLDLDFKVVFSGSEAASIEAFRKAEQNKEWVIGYWYEPQYFNAEVAMQRVALPPYTDGCQDDPQKVACDYPETELKKIVGTDWAASDSTAVDLVKNFTWTNEDQNVVAGYIAADGMSPQDAAAKWIADNPDKVAAWMS; encoded by the coding sequence ATGAGCACCACCAGAAGCCGAGGGACCCGCCTGGGCGCCCTCGCCGCCGTCGCCGTCATGGCGCTCTCCGCCTGTGGCGGGGGTTCCATCGAGTCCGAGACCAAGGCCAACGAGGAGAAGGCCGCTGCCTCCGGCGGCGAGTGCGGCGACCTCAACATGGCCGTCAACCCGTGGGTCGGCTACCAGGCCAGCGCCTACGTCGTCGGCACGGTCGCCGAGCAGGAGCTCGGCTGCACGGTCAACTACAAGGACCTCAAGGAGGACGTCTCCTGGCAGGGCTTCGGCACCGGCGAGGTCGACGTCGTGATCGAGGACTGGGGCCACCCCGACCTGGAGAAGAAGTTCTTCGCCGACTCCGGCGACGGCACCGCCGAGGACTTCGGCCCGCAGGGCAACGTCGGCATCATCGGCTGGTTCGTCCCGCCGTGGCTCGCTGAGGAGCACCCGGACATCCTCGACTACAAGAACCTCAACAAGTACGCCAGCGAGTTCGCCACCTCGGAGTCCGGCGGCAAGGGCCAGTTCCTCGGTGCGGACCCGTCCTACGTCCAGTTCGACGAGGCGATCGTGGCCAACCTCGACCTCGACTTCAAGGTCGTCTTCTCCGGCAGCGAGGCCGCCTCCATCGAGGCGTTCCGGAAGGCCGAGCAGAACAAGGAGTGGGTCATCGGCTACTGGTACGAGCCGCAGTACTTCAACGCCGAGGTCGCCATGCAGCGCGTCGCCCTGCCGCCCTACACCGACGGCTGCCAGGACGACCCCCAGAAGGTCGCCTGCGACTACCCGGAGACCGAGCTGAAGAAGATCGTCGGCACGGACTGGGCGGCCAGCGACTCCACGGCCGTCGACCTGGTGAAGAACTTCACCTGGACCAACGAGGACCAGAACGTCGTCGCCGGCTACATCGCCGCCGACGGCATGTCGCCGCAGGACGCGGCTGCCAAGTGGATCGCCGACAACCCCGACAAGGTCGCGGCCTGGATGTCCTGA
- a CDS encoding BCCT family transporter, with product MAIKESGPDTAVPPSSEPHGHFPLDKITFGVAAGLAVAFLLWGGFDSEGMGTATGKTLSWLTSSFGWLFILVSAVFLLFSAYLAVTRYGNIKLGPDDSEPEFSTFSWVSMMFATGMGIGLMFWGVAEPLTYLTATDASSIPPGRGEAGTPAAAGTAMEYAFFHWGFHPWSMYAVIGLAIGYFAYRKGTGNLVSGAFGPLLGARAKGGPGKAIDIIAIFATLFGSATSLGLGALQITGGLDDVFGSGDSKWLTVGVIAVLTLCFVLSAVTGVEKGVQLLSNANAIAAVLLVFFLFVVGPTVFILSTFTESLGGYLTHLPAMSFRTGAFGNSEFLSTWTIFYWAWWISWTPFVGMFIARISKGRTIRQFVVYVILVPSIVSFAWFSILGGAAIDLQLTGVKDMGAELAANGTEGALFTMLREYPLASITVVLAVFLVAIFFITGADSASIVMGMLSQNGKEEPMRWLVIFWGVAQGAVAALLLFSGGLGALQTLVIIVAGPFMLVICAMCVSLMKSLRKEPYESTLPPRVRRAVLHAQQFDSMEHHTVALAGYGAEPEEVTATPEDGAGDQGGASATY from the coding sequence ATGGCAATCAAGGAATCCGGGCCCGACACGGCGGTGCCGCCGTCCTCGGAGCCGCACGGCCACTTCCCCCTCGACAAGATCACCTTCGGCGTCGCGGCCGGGCTCGCGGTCGCCTTCCTGCTCTGGGGCGGGTTCGACTCGGAGGGGATGGGCACGGCGACCGGCAAGACGCTGTCGTGGCTGACCTCGTCGTTCGGCTGGCTCTTCATCCTCGTCAGCGCGGTCTTCCTGCTCTTCTCGGCCTACCTCGCCGTCACCCGCTACGGCAACATCAAGCTCGGCCCCGACGACTCCGAGCCCGAGTTCTCCACGTTCTCGTGGGTCTCGATGATGTTCGCCACCGGCATGGGCATCGGCCTGATGTTCTGGGGCGTCGCCGAGCCCCTGACGTACCTCACCGCGACGGACGCCTCGAGCATCCCGCCCGGTCGAGGCGAGGCCGGCACGCCGGCCGCCGCGGGGACCGCGATGGAGTACGCCTTCTTCCACTGGGGCTTCCACCCCTGGTCGATGTACGCCGTCATCGGCCTGGCGATCGGCTACTTCGCTTACCGCAAGGGCACCGGCAACCTGGTCTCGGGCGCCTTCGGCCCGCTCCTCGGTGCGCGCGCCAAGGGAGGGCCGGGCAAGGCGATCGACATCATCGCCATCTTCGCGACGCTCTTCGGCTCGGCGACCTCGCTCGGCCTCGGCGCGCTGCAGATCACCGGCGGCCTCGACGACGTCTTCGGCTCCGGTGACTCCAAGTGGCTCACCGTCGGTGTCATCGCGGTGCTGACCCTCTGCTTCGTGCTGTCGGCCGTCACCGGTGTCGAGAAGGGCGTGCAGCTGCTCTCGAACGCCAACGCCATCGCCGCCGTGCTGCTGGTGTTCTTCCTGTTCGTCGTCGGCCCGACGGTCTTCATCCTGAGCACCTTCACCGAGTCGCTCGGCGGCTACCTGACCCACCTGCCGGCGATGTCGTTCCGCACCGGGGCCTTCGGCAACAGCGAGTTCCTCAGCACCTGGACGATCTTCTACTGGGCCTGGTGGATCTCGTGGACCCCCTTCGTGGGCATGTTCATCGCGCGCATCTCCAAGGGCCGCACGATCCGCCAGTTCGTGGTCTACGTGATCCTGGTCCCGAGCATCGTGTCGTTCGCCTGGTTCTCGATCCTCGGTGGTGCCGCCATCGACCTGCAGCTCACCGGCGTCAAGGACATGGGCGCCGAGCTCGCGGCCAACGGCACCGAGGGTGCACTCTTCACGATGCTGCGCGAGTACCCCCTCGCGAGCATCACCGTGGTGCTCGCGGTCTTCCTCGTGGCGATCTTCTTCATCACCGGCGCCGACTCGGCCTCGATCGTGATGGGCATGCTCAGCCAGAACGGCAAGGAGGAGCCGATGCGCTGGCTGGTGATCTTCTGGGGTGTCGCCCAGGGCGCCGTGGCCGCCCTGCTGCTCTTCTCCGGCGGGCTCGGGGCGCTGCAGACGCTGGTGATCATCGTGGCCGGGCCGTTCATGCTCGTCATCTGCGCGATGTGCGTCTCGCTGATGAAGTCGCTGCGCAAGGAGCCCTACGAGTCGACGCTCCCGCCGCGGGTGCGCCGTGCCGTGCTGCACGCCCAGCAGTTCGACTCCATGGAGCACCACACCGTCGCGCTCGCGGGCTACGGCGCCGAGCCGGAGGAGGTCACCGCGACTCCCGAGGACGGGGCCGGCGACCAGGGCGGCGCCAGCGCCACCTACTGA